From a region of the Nitrospira sp. genome:
- a CDS encoding cation-transporting P-type ATPase yields the protein MAKHELDDVVQWHHLDVKDVVERLETDQHCGLTVAEVQRRLAREGPNRLPPPRKRPAWLRFLVQFHNVLIYMMLVATVIAAFLSHWIDAAVLFAAVIVNAVIGFIQEGKAENALDAIRSMLSLHTTVLRDTERIEIEAETVVPGDIVVIASGDKVPADLRLISGKNLHVNEAILTGESHVVEKVPAPVPVDAALGDRRCMLYSGTLVASGKAVGVVIATGIRTELGRISSMLEQVQEVTTPLLRQMAGFSRWLAIVIGAMTVVTFLIGVFWRGHAADDMFMMVVALAASSIPEGLPAIMTITLALGVRRMARRNAIIRHLPAVESLGSVTVICSDKTGTLTRNEMTVQSVAVGDYAFEVTGVGYAPDGGFHLTGVAVSVDDYPELIGALRAALLCNDARLRNHDGDWQVEGDPTEGALLTLAVKAGIDPASEHSVLPRTDAIPFESEHRFMATLHHDHEHHGFIFVKGAPERVLDMCDRYRAGGQDLPIDQNYWHGRAKALAGEGMRVLAVAEKQAPPIQHGLSFSDVETGCTLLALLGIIDPPRDEATAAVAECAFAGIRVKMITGDHADTARAIGSRLGVGHNQATLTGADVETMDDMQLRSIVPHVDVFARASPEHKLRLVHALQATGHVVAMTGDGVNDAPALKRADVGVAMGLKGTDAAREAADMVLADDNFATISSAVREGRGIYDNIKKFVLFMLPTNGGEALVVTAAILFELTLPLTAAQVLWINMVTSSTLGLALAFELPESDVMQRPPRDPREPLLSWFFVWRILMVSLLMMTGALGLFFWELDRGASLESARTMAVSAIVVTEMFYLLNSRHILGSVLSREGLFGNRWVLIVIAACALLQIAYVHTGPMQVIFHSTHLTFEEWLKVVLVGAFVFTFAEVEKVIIRHFPRSAAHRASV from the coding sequence ATGGCGAAACACGAACTAGATGATGTGGTCCAATGGCATCACCTCGACGTCAAGGATGTCGTCGAGCGGTTGGAAACAGATCAACATTGCGGACTGACTGTTGCGGAGGTGCAACGGCGTCTAGCGCGCGAGGGGCCCAACCGTCTTCCGCCGCCACGCAAGCGGCCGGCCTGGCTACGCTTTCTCGTTCAGTTCCATAACGTGCTGATTTACATGATGTTGGTGGCGACCGTTATCGCGGCGTTCCTGAGCCACTGGATCGACGCGGCGGTGCTCTTCGCAGCCGTCATCGTCAATGCCGTCATCGGTTTTATCCAGGAAGGCAAGGCCGAGAACGCCCTCGATGCGATCCGCAGCATGCTGTCGCTCCACACGACGGTCCTTCGCGACACGGAACGAATCGAGATAGAGGCTGAGACTGTCGTACCGGGTGACATCGTGGTCATCGCGTCAGGCGACAAAGTGCCCGCTGATCTGCGTCTCATCTCAGGGAAAAACCTGCATGTGAATGAAGCAATTCTGACCGGTGAGTCCCACGTAGTGGAGAAGGTACCAGCACCGGTGCCGGTGGATGCTGCGCTGGGCGATCGTCGTTGCATGTTGTATTCAGGGACCTTGGTCGCGTCCGGAAAAGCGGTCGGGGTGGTGATCGCGACCGGCATTCGAACCGAACTCGGCCGCATCAGCTCGATGCTGGAGCAGGTCCAGGAAGTGACCACTCCTTTGTTGCGCCAGATGGCGGGATTCAGTCGTTGGCTGGCGATCGTCATTGGAGCAATGACCGTCGTCACATTCTTGATCGGCGTGTTTTGGCGCGGTCATGCTGCCGATGACATGTTCATGATGGTCGTGGCTTTGGCAGCCTCCTCTATTCCCGAAGGACTTCCCGCGATCATGACCATTACGCTGGCGCTCGGCGTCCGTCGCATGGCCAGACGCAACGCCATCATCCGGCATCTGCCGGCCGTCGAATCTCTCGGTTCCGTAACGGTCATCTGCTCCGACAAGACAGGCACCTTGACCAGGAATGAGATGACGGTCCAATCGGTCGCCGTCGGCGACTATGCATTCGAAGTGACCGGGGTTGGGTATGCGCCCGATGGGGGATTTCATCTGACGGGCGTCGCCGTGTCGGTCGACGACTATCCTGAGTTGATCGGTGCCTTACGCGCTGCCCTTCTCTGTAATGACGCACGGCTCCGCAACCACGACGGAGACTGGCAAGTCGAAGGCGATCCGACGGAGGGAGCGCTCTTGACGTTGGCCGTTAAGGCGGGCATCGATCCGGCATCGGAACATTCCGTTCTCCCTCGCACCGATGCCATCCCCTTCGAGTCCGAGCACCGATTCATGGCGACGCTTCACCATGATCACGAACACCACGGGTTCATCTTCGTGAAGGGAGCTCCAGAACGTGTCCTTGACATGTGCGACCGGTACCGGGCCGGCGGTCAGGATCTGCCCATTGACCAGAATTACTGGCATGGACGAGCCAAGGCCTTAGCCGGCGAGGGCATGCGCGTTCTAGCCGTCGCTGAAAAGCAGGCTCCGCCTATCCAGCATGGTCTGAGTTTTTCAGACGTTGAGACCGGATGCACGCTCCTCGCTCTGCTGGGGATCATTGATCCGCCTCGGGATGAAGCGACGGCGGCGGTGGCGGAATGCGCGTTCGCCGGCATCCGGGTCAAAATGATCACCGGCGACCATGCGGATACCGCGCGCGCCATTGGATCCCGTCTCGGCGTCGGTCACAATCAGGCGACCTTGACGGGCGCCGACGTCGAGACCATGGACGACATGCAACTGCGCTCGATTGTGCCCCATGTCGATGTCTTCGCGCGCGCGAGCCCTGAACACAAGCTGCGGCTGGTCCATGCGTTGCAGGCGACGGGCCACGTGGTGGCCATGACCGGCGACGGCGTCAACGATGCACCGGCCCTCAAGCGAGCGGACGTCGGCGTGGCCATGGGGTTGAAAGGCACCGATGCCGCCAGAGAAGCGGCCGATATGGTACTCGCCGACGACAATTTCGCCACGATCAGCAGCGCCGTGCGCGAAGGACGAGGCATTTACGACAACATCAAGAAATTCGTCCTGTTCATGCTGCCGACCAATGGCGGCGAGGCGTTGGTCGTCACGGCCGCGATCCTGTTCGAGCTGACGCTGCCGCTGACGGCTGCGCAGGTCCTCTGGATCAACATGGTGACTTCAAGCACGCTCGGTCTTGCCTTGGCGTTTGAGCTCCCCGAGTCCGACGTCATGCAGCGGCCCCCGCGCGACCCGCGGGAGCCCCTGCTTTCCTGGTTTTTCGTGTGGCGGATCCTGATGGTGTCCCTGCTGATGATGACGGGAGCGCTGGGACTATTTTTCTGGGAGCTGGACCGGGGCGCAAGCCTGGAAAGTGCTCGTACCATGGCCGTCAGTGCGATCGTGGTGACGGAAATGTTCTATCTGCTCAATAGTCGCCACATCCTCGGATCCGTGCTTTCACGGGAAGGGCTCTTCGGCAATCGCTGGGTCCTGATTGTTATTGCAGCCTGTGCGCTGCTGCAGATTGCCTATGTACATACTGGTCCGATGCAGGTAATCTTTCACTCAACCCACCTGACGTTTGAGGAGTGGCTCAAGGTCGTGCTGGTGGGAGCGTTCGTCTTTACGTTCGCCGAAGTGGAGAAAGTGATCATTCGGCACTTCCCCAGAAGCGCCGCTCATCGCGCGTCTGTCTGA
- a CDS encoding universal stress protein, translated as MRTIIAATDFSDEARYAAERAAMIAEEQHAHLSLLHVMSRSALNDARKLSQTPTDVEAKLIDDAGRMLTEVAADISRKTGVMGSTDVRIGQAVTEILSATESADLLVVGAHGESSLHDLILGTTAERLLSTCKRPMLVTKHPPKTGYQRVLVPVDFSSYSASALTTASLIAPNARLTILHIFNVPFEGRLRIVGASEDDIRQYGEEEQRAAEKQIGELIREAHIDADRVSCAVERGDPSPVILAKAEELSSDLIVIGKQGQSWIEDLFLGSTTHHVLGRSECDVLVVQERA; from the coding sequence ATGAGGACGATCATCGCAGCAACCGATTTCTCTGATGAAGCTCGGTACGCTGCGGAACGCGCCGCCATGATTGCCGAGGAACAGCATGCGCATCTCAGTCTGTTGCATGTGATGAGCCGATCGGCTTTGAACGATGCGCGAAAATTGTCGCAGACACCGACCGACGTGGAAGCCAAGCTGATCGACGATGCCGGACGCATGTTAACCGAAGTAGCCGCAGACATCAGCCGTAAGACAGGGGTGATGGGGAGTACCGACGTCAGGATCGGCCAAGCCGTGACCGAAATCCTGTCGGCGACCGAGTCCGCGGATCTGCTTGTGGTGGGTGCTCATGGTGAGAGTTCCCTGCACGATCTGATTCTCGGCACGACGGCAGAACGCTTGCTCAGCACGTGCAAGCGACCGATGCTCGTAACGAAACACCCCCCGAAGACAGGATATCAGCGGGTGCTCGTGCCGGTCGACTTTTCCTCCTACTCTGCCTCCGCCTTGACGACGGCGAGCCTGATCGCGCCCAACGCCCGCCTGACGATCCTTCACATATTCAACGTTCCATTTGAAGGGAGACTCCGTATTGTCGGTGCGTCGGAGGACGACATCCGCCAATACGGCGAAGAGGAACAGCGGGCGGCAGAGAAGCAAATCGGGGAGCTGATCCGTGAAGCCCATATCGATGCGGATCGAGTTTCATGTGCGGTTGAACGCGGCGATCCCTCTCCTGTGATTTTAGCCAAAGCAGAGGAGCTCTCATCCGACCTCATCGTGATCGGCAAACAGGGTCAATCCTGGATCGAAGACCTGTTCCTTGGAAGCACCACACATCATGTCCTCGGCCGCTCGGAATGTGATGTGCTTGTCGTCCAAGAACGGGCCTAG